In Microbulbifer celer, a single window of DNA contains:
- the dapF gene encoding diaminopimelate epimerase, whose product MRLKFTKMHGLGNDFVMVDAITQRVKLSPEKIRALGDRHTGIGCDQILVVEAPRNPDVDFRYRIYNADGSEVENCGNGARCFARFVRDRRLTSKDSILVETAAGILQLNVQDRDQVSVDMGAPILEPQEIPFDADIQAETYPLDVGGEVYNVGAVSMGNPHAVLLVEDVDTAPVDALGAAIECHPRFPQKVNVGFLQIEDRTRARLRVFERGVGETRACGTGACAAMVSARLRDLVDEEVQIQLPGGTLTIHWPGPGEPVTMTGPATAVYHGQIVL is encoded by the coding sequence ATGCGGCTCAAATTCACCAAAATGCACGGACTGGGCAATGACTTTGTGATGGTCGACGCCATCACCCAGCGGGTCAAACTGTCCCCGGAGAAAATCCGTGCCCTCGGCGACCGCCACACCGGCATCGGTTGCGACCAGATTCTGGTGGTGGAGGCGCCGCGCAATCCGGACGTGGATTTCCGCTACCGCATCTACAATGCCGACGGCAGTGAAGTGGAAAACTGTGGTAACGGCGCGCGCTGTTTTGCCCGTTTTGTACGCGACCGCCGCCTGACCAGTAAAGACAGCATTCTGGTGGAAACCGCCGCCGGCATCCTGCAACTGAATGTGCAGGACAGGGATCAGGTCAGTGTGGATATGGGCGCGCCGATTCTGGAACCGCAGGAAATTCCCTTCGACGCCGACATCCAGGCGGAAACCTATCCGCTGGATGTGGGCGGTGAGGTGTACAACGTCGGCGCCGTGTCCATGGGCAATCCCCACGCGGTGCTGCTGGTAGAGGACGTCGACACCGCACCGGTGGACGCCCTGGGGGCCGCCATCGAGTGTCACCCGCGCTTCCCGCAGAAGGTCAATGTAGGCTTTCTTCAGATCGAAGATCGCACCAGGGCACGTCTGCGGGTGTTCGAACGCGGTGTCGGTGAAACCCGTGCCTGTGGCACCGGCGCCTGTGCGGCGATGGTTTCCGCGCGGTTGCGGGATCTGGTGGACGAGGAAGTACAGATCCAGCTCCCCGGCGGCACCCTGACGATTCACTGGCCGGGCCCCGGCGAGCCGGTTACCATGACCGGGCCCGCCACCGCGGTATATCACGGACAGATAGTGCTCTGA
- a CDS encoding ammonium transporter, translating to MENQIFQLQYAIDTFYFLVCGALVMWMAAGFAMLEAGLVRSKNTTEILTKNVALFAIASTMYLISGYAIMYDGGWLLKGIEAFSLDSVLASSAENGFDGDSVYSGASDFFFQVVFVATAMSIVSGAVAERMKLWSFLVFAVVLTGFIYPLEGSWTWGSADVFGMYNLGDLGFSDFAGSGIVHMAGAAAALAGVLLLGARKGKYGPNGEIYAIPGANLPLATLGTFILWMGWFGFNGGSVLKLGDAASAHSVAMVFLNTNAAAAGGAVAALITGRILFGKADLTMLLNGALAGLVAITAEPSTPTALQATLFGALGGILVVFSIVTLDKLKIDDPVGAISVHGVVGLLGLLLVPVTNDGSSFSGQLIGAATIFVWVFTASFAVWFALKLITGLRVTEDEEQQGVDLTECGMEAYPEFMSK from the coding sequence ATGGAAAATCAAATTTTTCAATTGCAGTACGCAATTGATACGTTTTATTTCCTCGTGTGTGGTGCGCTGGTCATGTGGATGGCGGCAGGTTTCGCCATGCTGGAGGCGGGCCTGGTACGGTCCAAGAACACCACAGAAATTCTGACTAAAAACGTGGCGCTGTTTGCGATTGCCAGCACCATGTACCTGATCAGTGGTTACGCCATCATGTACGACGGCGGCTGGTTACTGAAGGGTATCGAGGCGTTTAGTCTCGATAGTGTGCTCGCGAGTTCCGCTGAAAATGGATTCGACGGTGACTCGGTTTATTCCGGAGCGTCGGACTTCTTCTTCCAGGTGGTATTCGTTGCCACGGCGATGTCTATCGTCTCTGGTGCGGTGGCCGAGCGTATGAAGCTGTGGAGCTTTCTGGTCTTTGCGGTTGTCCTGACCGGCTTCATCTACCCGCTGGAAGGTTCCTGGACCTGGGGTAGCGCTGACGTATTCGGTATGTACAACCTGGGGGACCTCGGTTTCTCCGATTTCGCCGGTTCCGGTATCGTGCATATGGCTGGTGCTGCGGCAGCACTCGCTGGCGTATTGCTGCTGGGCGCACGGAAAGGCAAATACGGCCCCAATGGCGAAATCTACGCCATACCCGGTGCCAACCTGCCGCTGGCGACCCTGGGTACCTTCATCCTGTGGATGGGCTGGTTCGGCTTCAACGGCGGCTCCGTACTGAAACTGGGTGATGCAGCCAGTGCACACTCTGTCGCCATGGTGTTCCTGAATACCAACGCCGCCGCCGCGGGTGGTGCAGTGGCTGCGCTGATCACCGGCCGCATCCTGTTTGGCAAGGCCGACCTGACCATGTTGCTGAATGGCGCGCTGGCTGGTCTGGTGGCGATCACCGCTGAACCTTCCACGCCAACTGCCCTGCAGGCAACCCTGTTCGGTGCACTGGGTGGCATCCTGGTGGTCTTCTCCATCGTTACTCTGGACAAGCTGAAGATCGACGATCCGGTCGGTGCCATCTCCGTGCACGGCGTGGTTGGTCTGCTTGGCCTGCTGCTGGTACCGGTTACCAACGACGGCTCCAGCTTCAGCGGCCAGCTGATCGGCGCCGCCACCATCTTCGTTTGGGTATTCACCGCCTCCTTTGCAGTCTGGTTCGCTCTCAAGCTGATCACTGGTCTTCGCGTTACCGAAGATGAAGAGCAGCAAGGTGTTGACTTGACCGAGTGCGGAATGGAAGCTTATCCGGAATTTATGAGCAAGTAA
- a CDS encoding DUF484 family protein: protein MTDHSDAPLIDGDVEANLEKQQAADNESQRNKKVLARQVARYLIQNPTFFAENIELLETIQFPRESGKTVSLMTHQTNLLRERNIEMRQRLDQLLQNARHNDEMFSHSRRLVLELLEARTVAEAGDALLKSFREDFGVEVTALTLFGPLPGSAGKLGQVRTSARANAEGSIGSILRNGRTVCGTLRPSENAYLFGKQADQVASAAVVPLADQLGILAVGSSDPNHYRSSLGTLFLSYIGEVLERLLPRLLEKS from the coding sequence ATGACCGATCACAGCGACGCCCCCCTGATCGACGGCGACGTCGAAGCCAACCTGGAAAAACAGCAGGCCGCCGACAACGAGAGCCAGCGCAACAAGAAAGTGCTGGCGCGACAGGTGGCCCGCTACCTGATCCAGAACCCCACCTTCTTTGCCGAAAATATCGAGTTGCTGGAAACCATCCAGTTCCCGCGTGAATCCGGCAAGACCGTGTCGCTGATGACCCATCAGACCAACCTGCTGCGGGAACGCAATATCGAGATGCGCCAGCGTCTCGATCAGCTGCTACAGAATGCCCGTCACAACGACGAGATGTTCAGCCATAGCCGGCGCCTGGTACTGGAGCTGCTGGAGGCCCGCACCGTGGCCGAGGCCGGAGACGCCCTGCTGAAGAGCTTTCGCGAGGACTTTGGGGTTGAGGTCACTGCGCTGACCCTGTTCGGCCCCCTGCCCGGCTCCGCCGGCAAGCTCGGGCAGGTACGCACCAGCGCCCGCGCCAACGCAGAGGGCTCCATCGGCTCCATCCTGCGCAATGGTCGCACCGTGTGCGGTACCCTGCGCCCGTCGGAAAACGCCTATCTGTTCGGCAAACAGGCGGATCAGGTGGCCTCTGCGGCAGTAGTGCCGCTGGCGGACCAGCTGGGTATTCTCGCGGTGGGCTCCAGCGACCCCAACCACTACCGCTCCAGCCTCGGCACCCTGTTCCTGTCGTATATCGGAGAAGTGCTGGAACGCCTGCTGCCACGGTTGCTGGAAAAGAGCTGA
- a CDS encoding accessory factor UbiK family protein has protein sequence MARDKLQQLLNELQQQGAVISSDLKDALAVALGKLPLVSQQEFDIQAAKLARAEEKLAELESQISTLEAELKKRD, from the coding sequence GTGGCACGGGACAAATTGCAACAGTTATTAAATGAGCTGCAACAACAGGGTGCGGTAATCAGCAGTGACCTCAAGGATGCGCTCGCGGTGGCGCTCGGCAAACTGCCCCTGGTCAGCCAGCAGGAATTCGATATCCAGGCCGCCAAACTGGCCCGCGCGGAGGAGAAGCTCGCCGAGCTCGAGAGCCAGATCAGCACACTGGAAGCGGAACTGAAAAAGCGCGACTGA
- a CDS encoding carboxymuconolactone decarboxylase family protein, protein MTDRLSPSELYQLCPRIAEALTLLGDKTHQSKAIESSLAHLVRLRVSQINHCCYCQRMHAEEARRDGEQQARLDVLPAWREASCFSKRERNALTWSEYLTRISDGGVPDAIYAASIAEFDAAGLLELTAIILEINSWNRISASFGFQPNF, encoded by the coding sequence ATGACTGACAGATTATCCCCATCTGAACTCTATCAGCTCTGTCCGCGAATCGCCGAAGCACTGACGCTTCTGGGTGACAAGACCCATCAATCCAAAGCCATTGAAAGTTCACTCGCCCACCTGGTCCGGCTACGGGTGTCCCAGATCAATCACTGCTGCTATTGCCAGCGGATGCACGCCGAGGAAGCGCGCCGAGACGGTGAGCAACAGGCACGCCTGGATGTACTGCCCGCATGGCGGGAAGCCAGCTGCTTCAGTAAACGAGAACGCAACGCGCTGACCTGGTCAGAGTACCTGACCCGTATTTCAGACGGTGGGGTTCCGGATGCCATCTACGCCGCTTCCATTGCAGAGTTTGACGCTGCGGGTCTGCTGGAACTGACCGCAATCATTCTGGAAATCAACAGCTGGAACCGCATTTCAGCATCTTTTGGTTTTCAACCGAACTTTTAA
- the lptM gene encoding LPS translocon maturation chaperone LptM, translating to MKMRSLIVLSTLLLAACGQKGPLYLPQQPAQPGTGSSATAPASTAPTKTAPTTTAPAAAAPAGSGASVAPDEKTGEQGRQEETQQHTEAEAVSK from the coding sequence ATGAAAATGCGCTCACTGATTGTCCTCTCGACGCTGCTGCTCGCCGCCTGTGGCCAGAAAGGCCCGCTGTACCTGCCCCAGCAACCGGCGCAACCGGGAACCGGCAGCAGCGCCACGGCGCCTGCATCGACAGCCCCCACAAAGACGGCCCCTACAACAACAGCCCCCGCAGCGGCTGCGCCTGCCGGATCGGGCGCCAGCGTCGCGCCCGATGAGAAAACCGGCGAGCAGGGCAGGCAAGAAGAAACACAGCAACACACGGAAGCAGAAGCAGTATCCAAATGA
- a CDS encoding Arc family DNA-binding protein: MAKKKAFPLRINEQVLAAMQRWADDDLRSLNAQIEYVLRDALVQSGRVKLVQKVVTEIQEQDEGSDET, from the coding sequence ATGGCAAAAAAGAAAGCCTTTCCACTACGTATCAATGAGCAGGTGCTAGCCGCAATGCAGCGCTGGGCGGACGACGATCTGCGCAGCCTGAACGCGCAGATCGAGTATGTGTTGCGCGATGCACTGGTGCAGTCCGGGCGGGTGAAACTGGTGCAGAAGGTGGTGACGGAAATTCAGGAGCAGGACGAAGGTTCGGACGAAACCTGA
- a CDS encoding YrhK family protein, which translates to MIKRRINLVLMILASLFFLVGSILFLPQFVNYSVVGVWFFATGSFTLLATSVADLLEELLGSTGQ; encoded by the coding sequence ATGATTAAACGCAGAATCAATCTGGTACTGATGATCCTGGCCAGTCTGTTTTTTCTGGTCGGCAGTATTCTTTTCTTGCCGCAGTTTGTAAATTATTCCGTTGTCGGTGTCTGGTTTTTCGCGACCGGCTCTTTCACCTTGTTGGCAACCTCCGTTGCCGATCTATTGGAGGAGTTATTGGGGTCAACCGGACAATAA
- the lysA gene encoding diaminopimelate decarboxylase, whose translation MSEFHYQQGSLWAEGVSLEQIAEQFGTPTYVYSRAHYERQYQAYADALGDHPGLICYAIKANSNLGILSVLAQLGAGFDIVSAGELERVLMAGGDPAKVVFSGVGKTAEEMRRALQVGVHCFNVESEAELERLDAVAAEMGVVAPVSLRVNPDVDAKTHPYISTGLKENKFGIAIDRARDAYRKVAASTNLDAVGVDCHIGSQLTEIAPFLDALDRLLMLIDELAEDGTQLKHLDLGGGLGVRYRGEEPPEVSDYLGAVKEKLAGRDLALVLEPGRSIAANGGALLTRVEYLKRTDEHNFAIVDAAMNDNLRPALYQAWQDIVAVTPDNSASESWDIVGPVCETGDFLGKHRALSLQPGQLLAMLSAGAYGFTMSSNYNSRTRAAEVLVDGDKTYLVRARESLADLVRGESTVPGKA comes from the coding sequence ATGAGTGAATTCCACTACCAGCAGGGAAGCCTGTGGGCCGAAGGCGTCAGCCTGGAACAGATTGCCGAACAGTTCGGCACCCCCACCTATGTCTACAGCCGCGCGCACTACGAGCGCCAGTACCAGGCCTACGCCGATGCCCTCGGCGATCATCCGGGGCTGATCTGCTATGCCATCAAGGCCAACAGCAATCTCGGCATCCTGTCGGTACTCGCACAATTGGGGGCGGGTTTCGACATCGTCTCCGCAGGCGAGCTGGAACGGGTACTGATGGCCGGCGGCGATCCGGCCAAGGTCGTGTTCTCCGGTGTGGGTAAGACGGCGGAAGAAATGCGCCGCGCCCTGCAAGTGGGTGTGCACTGCTTCAATGTGGAATCCGAGGCGGAGCTGGAACGACTGGACGCGGTGGCCGCCGAGATGGGCGTGGTCGCCCCGGTTTCGCTGCGGGTGAATCCGGATGTGGATGCCAAGACCCACCCGTATATTTCCACCGGCCTGAAAGAAAACAAATTCGGTATCGCCATTGACCGGGCGCGCGACGCCTACCGCAAGGTGGCTGCCTCGACCAACCTGGATGCGGTGGGTGTGGATTGTCATATCGGCTCACAACTGACCGAAATTGCCCCCTTCCTCGACGCCCTCGATCGCCTGCTGATGCTGATCGATGAGCTTGCTGAAGACGGCACGCAACTGAAACATCTCGACCTCGGCGGCGGCCTGGGCGTGCGCTATCGCGGTGAAGAGCCCCCCGAAGTGAGCGACTACCTGGGCGCTGTCAAAGAGAAGCTCGCCGGAAGAGATCTGGCACTGGTGCTGGAGCCCGGCCGCTCCATTGCCGCCAACGGCGGCGCCCTGCTGACCCGGGTGGAATACCTGAAACGTACCGACGAGCACAACTTCGCCATCGTCGACGCCGCCATGAACGACAATCTGCGCCCGGCGCTGTACCAAGCGTGGCAGGATATCGTTGCGGTGACACCAGACAACAGTGCCAGCGAGAGCTGGGATATTGTCGGCCCGGTATGTGAAACCGGCGACTTTCTCGGCAAGCACCGCGCACTGTCCCTGCAACCGGGACAGCTGCTGGCCATGCTGTCCGCCGGTGCCTACGGCTTTACCATGAGTTCCAATTACAATTCCCGCACCCGTGCCGCCGAAGTCCTGGTAGACGGCGACAAGACCTACCTGGTGCGTGCGCGGGAAAGCCTGGCGGATCTGGTGCGCGGAGAATCCACCGTACCCGGCAAAGCCTGA
- a CDS encoding helix-turn-helix transcriptional regulator: MQEETSIAQFRHLGFRRFIPATAIAHRVECYWSTGSFLLPAVNSAETLYPDGGSSLVIDLDRPMDSAYFQFNSFRNRWTFTSTTHTVSVRFRPGALYRLFGVSPVACCDFNVSAADLLTPSQYTKFASTLAKMDPENSVNSLRLIEQWLLAQEKASGSGSDRVRNVISTLSITASIGRMAAMAGVSTRTLERQFRREVGLRPSEFLSHQRIKLARARLAQSTHPLADIGLSCGFYDQAHFTKSFARLVGETPGHYRTRKLSEIYKP; encoded by the coding sequence TTGCAAGAAGAAACCAGTATTGCCCAATTCCGCCATCTAGGGTTTCGGCGTTTTATTCCCGCCACGGCAATCGCGCACCGCGTAGAATGCTACTGGTCGACAGGCAGCTTCCTGTTACCTGCGGTTAATTCGGCAGAAACCCTATATCCAGATGGCGGTAGCAGTCTGGTGATTGATCTCGATCGGCCGATGGACAGTGCCTATTTTCAGTTCAACTCTTTTCGCAATCGCTGGACGTTCACCTCAACCACACACACGGTCAGTGTACGTTTCCGTCCCGGCGCGCTCTATCGGCTTTTCGGTGTATCTCCTGTGGCGTGTTGCGACTTCAATGTCTCTGCAGCCGACTTACTGACACCATCACAATATACAAAGTTTGCCTCCACCCTGGCCAAGATGGATCCGGAAAACTCCGTCAACTCGCTGAGATTGATCGAGCAGTGGCTACTGGCACAAGAGAAGGCGTCTGGCAGTGGCAGTGATCGCGTGCGCAATGTAATTTCGACACTGTCCATCACCGCAAGCATCGGACGGATGGCGGCGATGGCCGGTGTCAGCACCAGGACACTGGAGCGCCAGTTCCGCCGGGAAGTGGGACTGCGACCTTCCGAGTTCCTGAGCCATCAGAGAATCAAACTGGCCCGGGCCCGGCTTGCACAATCCACACACCCGCTGGCAGACATTGGGCTCAGCTGCGGTTTTTACGATCAGGCTCACTTCACCAAATCTTTCGCGCGACTGGTGGGTGAAACGCCCGGCCATTATCGCACGCGCAAGTTGTCGGAAATTTACAAGCCCTAA
- a CDS encoding TorF family putative porin: MNKKIATVFAGSALAIAIGSPAAMAQEAGVSVSANLGVVSDYRFRGISQSDTGAVIQGGVDLGFENGVYLGTWASQVDFAYGTDETKYEQDFYGGYAGETAGGVGYDVGYIYYAYHGSDQDEDYQEVYGSLSFGDASVGFAYSDDYWAATGAFYYLNGGYSFALPNDIALDLSAGLNLFAEDDLFFSNTDQYIDYTVSVSKEFGGLGLSASLIGTDLSESECWASDWCEPTVVAGATYSW, translated from the coding sequence ATGAATAAAAAAATTGCGACGGTATTTGCAGGAAGCGCGCTCGCTATTGCCATCGGCAGCCCGGCTGCGATGGCACAGGAAGCCGGTGTCAGTGTCAGCGCCAACCTGGGCGTAGTCAGTGACTACCGCTTCCGCGGGATTTCCCAATCCGACACCGGCGCTGTGATTCAGGGCGGTGTGGACCTGGGGTTCGAGAACGGGGTTTACCTCGGTACCTGGGCGTCCCAGGTAGATTTTGCTTATGGCACTGATGAAACCAAGTACGAACAGGATTTCTACGGCGGTTACGCGGGTGAAACCGCCGGTGGTGTCGGTTACGACGTGGGTTACATCTACTACGCCTATCACGGCAGTGATCAGGATGAGGATTATCAGGAGGTCTACGGCAGCCTGAGTTTTGGTGATGCCAGTGTCGGCTTTGCCTATTCCGATGACTATTGGGCCGCTACCGGTGCTTTTTATTACCTGAACGGTGGTTACTCATTTGCGCTGCCAAATGATATCGCGCTGGATCTGTCTGCGGGCCTGAACCTGTTCGCTGAAGACGATCTGTTTTTCTCGAATACCGATCAGTACATCGATTACACGGTATCCGTCAGCAAGGAGTTTGGTGGTCTCGGTCTCTCGGCGTCACTGATCGGAACCGATCTGAGCGAGAGTGAGTGCTGGGCTTCAGACTGGTGTGAGCCGACTGTTGTCGCTGGGGCGACTTACAGCTGGTAA
- a CDS encoding P-II family nitrogen regulator, translated as MKLVTAVIKPFKLDAVRDALAEAGVSGITVSEVKGFGRQKGHTELYRGAEYVVDFLPKTMLQIAVDDSQVDAVLEAIGSAAQSGKIGDGKIFVAELEQAIRIRTGETGAEAI; from the coding sequence ATGAAACTGGTAACCGCAGTCATTAAACCTTTCAAGCTCGACGCGGTTCGCGATGCGCTGGCAGAAGCCGGCGTCAGCGGTATTACCGTGAGTGAAGTAAAGGGCTTTGGGCGGCAGAAAGGGCATACCGAGCTCTACCGGGGCGCCGAGTATGTGGTGGATTTTCTGCCCAAAACCATGTTGCAGATCGCTGTCGATGACAGTCAGGTCGATGCCGTGCTGGAAGCGATTGGTAGTGCAGCGCAGAGCGGCAAGATCGGCGACGGCAAGATCTTTGTTGCCGAACTGGAACAGGCAATTCGCATCCGTACCGGGGAAACCGGCGCGGAAGCAATTTAA
- a CDS encoding P-II family nitrogen regulator has translation MKLITAVVKPFKLDDVRTALSEVGVQGMTVTEVKGFGRQKGHTELYRGAEYVVDFLPKVKLELAVDDSMVDGAVEAITKAAQTGKIGDGKIFITALEEVIRIRTGETGSEAV, from the coding sequence ATGAAATTGATTACGGCTGTTGTGAAGCCATTCAAACTCGACGACGTGCGCACGGCGCTGTCCGAAGTGGGTGTTCAGGGTATGACCGTGACCGAAGTAAAAGGCTTCGGGCGTCAGAAGGGACACACCGAGCTGTATCGCGGCGCAGAATACGTTGTAGATTTCCTGCCCAAGGTGAAACTGGAACTGGCGGTGGACGACAGCATGGTCGACGGCGCGGTTGAAGCGATCACCAAAGCGGCACAGACCGGCAAGATCGGTGATGGCAAGATCTTCATCACCGCACTGGAAGAAGTGATCCGCATCCGTACCGGTGAAACCGGCAGCGAAGCGGTCTGA
- a CDS encoding SPFH domain-containing protein produces MIKEKRAFTVNGYGMLAVLLALQVFAIGMLGRSLVAAEFAGVAGWGLATLIVAFCWHGLFMVAPNQGKILQLFGKYVGTEHITGLRWANPLIFKRTPISLRVRNFESGKLKVNDANGNPIEIATVVVWKVVDSAEAYFEVDDYESFVTIQSEAALRNVANEYPYDNHSDEAISLRGDPVSIAEKIRDQVQERLGRAGIQVIEARISHLAYAPEIAQAMLRKQQAGAVLAARKLIVQGAVEMVTDAISTLAESHELELDEERKANMVNNLMVVICGEQQAQPVINSGSLY; encoded by the coding sequence ATGATCAAGGAAAAACGCGCCTTTACAGTGAACGGCTACGGCATGTTGGCGGTGCTGCTGGCACTGCAGGTATTCGCCATCGGCATGCTGGGACGGAGCCTGGTGGCGGCGGAATTTGCCGGGGTGGCAGGATGGGGGCTGGCGACGTTGATTGTCGCCTTCTGCTGGCACGGCCTGTTTATGGTGGCCCCCAATCAGGGCAAGATCCTGCAGCTGTTCGGTAAATATGTGGGTACCGAACATATCACCGGCCTGCGCTGGGCCAATCCACTGATTTTCAAACGCACGCCGATTTCCCTGCGGGTGCGCAATTTCGAAAGTGGCAAACTCAAGGTCAACGATGCCAACGGCAATCCGATCGAGATCGCCACGGTGGTGGTATGGAAGGTGGTGGACTCCGCTGAAGCCTATTTCGAGGTGGATGACTACGAGAGCTTTGTCACCATCCAGAGCGAGGCGGCGCTGCGCAACGTGGCCAATGAATATCCCTACGATAATCACAGCGATGAAGCCATTTCCCTGCGCGGCGATCCCGTCAGCATCGCGGAAAAGATTCGCGATCAGGTGCAGGAGCGTCTCGGCCGTGCGGGCATTCAGGTCATTGAAGCGCGCATCAGCCACCTGGCTTACGCACCGGAAATCGCCCAGGCGATGTTGCGCAAACAGCAGGCGGGTGCGGTATTGGCGGCACGTAAACTGATTGTGCAGGGCGCGGTGGAGATGGTGACCGATGCGATTTCCACCCTGGCGGAATCTCACGAGTTGGAGCTGGATGAGGAGCGCAAGGCGAATATGGTGAACAACCTGATGGTCGTGATCTGCGGAGAACAGCAGGCGCAGCCGGTGATCAACAGCGGCAGCCTGTACTGA
- a CDS encoding YifB family Mg chelatase-like AAA ATPase, producing MSLSITYARAQLGIQAPLVTVETHLANGLPAFNIVGLPEAAVRESRDRVRSAIINSHFEFPQRRITVNLAPADLPKAGGRYDLAIALGILAASGQVPGEALEQFEFIGELALSGSLRPIPGALPAAMACGDRDRILVVSDASAAEAALIDTPVKSAASLLQVCAQLHGREPLPNAVHQPDTDAAPCADLEDVRGQLKARRALEVAAAGGHNLLFYGPPGTGKTMLASRLPGILPPLAERELLEVAALYSSAGLERIQQRPFRAPHHSASPTALVGGGSNPRPGEISLAHRGVLFLDEMPEFPRSALEILREPLENGEVRISRARAQVTFPANFQLVAAMNPCPCGYMGEPRCRCTPDQIDRYRNKLSGPLLDRIDMQVEVASISASQLQEAPRGESSQQVRERVQRSREIQLARQGKINASLSGSELDRHCRLGNAESALLRTSVEKLGLSARSYHRVLKVARTLADLSGQENIGTAQIAEALAYRNLDRTASVPM from the coding sequence ATGAGCCTCTCCATTACCTACGCCCGCGCTCAGCTGGGTATTCAGGCACCGCTGGTAACCGTGGAAACCCACCTCGCCAACGGGCTCCCCGCCTTCAACATTGTCGGCCTGCCGGAAGCCGCGGTGCGGGAAAGCCGCGACCGGGTGCGCAGCGCCATCATCAACAGTCACTTCGAATTTCCCCAGCGGCGGATTACCGTCAACCTGGCGCCGGCAGACCTGCCCAAAGCCGGCGGCCGCTACGATCTGGCGATTGCCCTCGGCATCCTCGCCGCCTCCGGCCAGGTGCCGGGGGAGGCGCTGGAGCAGTTTGAGTTTATCGGCGAGCTGGCACTGTCTGGCAGTCTGCGCCCGATCCCCGGCGCCCTGCCCGCGGCCATGGCCTGTGGCGACAGAGATCGAATTCTGGTGGTCAGCGACGCCTCCGCCGCCGAAGCGGCGTTGATTGATACCCCGGTAAAATCTGCCGCGTCCCTGTTACAGGTCTGCGCCCAGTTGCACGGCCGCGAGCCGCTACCCAATGCCGTGCACCAGCCGGACACCGATGCGGCCCCCTGTGCCGATCTGGAAGACGTGCGCGGACAGCTGAAGGCCCGCCGCGCACTGGAAGTGGCCGCCGCCGGCGGCCACAACCTGTTGTTTTACGGCCCACCGGGTACCGGCAAGACCATGCTCGCCAGCCGCCTGCCGGGGATACTGCCACCGCTTGCCGAGCGCGAACTGCTGGAAGTGGCAGCGCTCTATTCCAGCGCCGGTCTCGAGCGCATCCAGCAGCGTCCATTTCGCGCACCGCACCACTCCGCATCTCCCACCGCGCTGGTGGGTGGCGGCAGTAATCCGCGCCCGGGAGAAATCAGCCTCGCCCACCGCGGGGTGCTGTTTCTGGACGAGATGCCGGAGTTTCCCCGCTCGGCACTGGAAATACTGCGCGAGCCGCTGGAAAACGGCGAGGTACGAATCTCCCGCGCCCGCGCCCAGGTCACCTTTCCCGCCAACTTCCAACTGGTTGCCGCCATGAACCCCTGCCCCTGTGGTTATATGGGCGAACCCCGCTGTCGCTGCACCCCGGACCAGATCGATCGCTACCGCAACAAGCTGTCCGGCCCGCTGCTGGACCGTATTGATATGCAGGTGGAAGTGGCGAGCATAAGTGCGAGCCAGTTGCAGGAGGCACCGCGGGGGGAAAGTTCGCAACAGGTGCGTGAGCGGGTGCAGCGCTCGCGGGAGATCCAGCTGGCGCGACAGGGCAAGATCAACGCATCGTTGAGCGGCAGCGAGCTGGATAGACACTGCCGGCTCGGCAATGCGGAGAGCGCCCTGTTGCGCACCTCAGTGGAGAAACTCGGGCTGTCTGCGCGCAGTTATCACCGCGTTTTGAAAGTCGCCCGCACCCTGGCGGATTTATCCGGGCAGGAAAACATCGGCACTGCACAGATTGCGGAGGCACTGGCGTATCGCAACCTGGATCGCACAGCGAGCGTTCCCATGTAA
- the cyaY gene encoding iron donor protein CyaY produces the protein MTQTASNAAYNAAIEETLIAIEDALDNCDVDMDYERADAVLTITLEDNGTQVILSRQSAVQELWVAARSGGFHLSFDNSGSKAGWKCSTTGEDLPTLLDRVLTEQQGAPVALGL, from the coding sequence ATGACTCAGACAGCCTCCAACGCTGCCTACAATGCCGCCATTGAAGAAACCCTGATCGCCATCGAAGACGCGCTCGACAATTGTGACGTGGATATGGATTACGAGCGCGCGGACGCGGTGCTGACCATCACCCTGGAAGACAACGGCACCCAGGTGATCCTGTCGCGCCAGAGTGCGGTGCAGGAACTGTGGGTGGCGGCGCGCTCCGGTGGTTTTCACCTGAGCTTTGACAATTCCGGAAGCAAAGCCGGCTGGAAATGCTCCACCACCGGCGAAGACCTGCCGACCCTGTTGGATCGCGTGCTGACTGAACAGCAGGGCGCACCTGTTGCGCTGGGGCTATAA